The following nucleotide sequence is from Candidatus Zixiibacteriota bacterium.
GTCATGGACGGCACCGGCAGCCGCAAATCGAAGTCGGCCGACGGCGCCGGCAACGGCGACACCCCCGACTTTGACGGCAAAGACTCCGACGCCGAATCCGACAACTGAGCTTTCACGCGCCGCCATTGCATCTCCAATCAGCAACAAGGAACGATATGGCCACAATCACCGCCAATGACGTCAAAACACTGCGTGAACGCACCGGCGTGGGTATGATGGAATGCAAGAAGGCGCTGACCGAAACCGGCGGCGATATCGAGAAAGCCATTTCCTTTCTGCGTGAACGCGGCTTGGCGAAAGCCGCCGGAAAGGCCGGTCGAAGTGCACGCGAGGGCTTGATCTTCTCCTATATTCACCCGGGCGACAAGCTCGGAGTCATGATCGAAGTCAATTGCGAAACCGACTTCGTGGCACGCACCGACGAGTTCAAGGACATCGTCAAGGACGTCGCCATGCAGGTCGCCGCCGCATCGCCGGTGGCGGTGCGTCGCGAAGAGATCGATCCCGTGCTCGTCGAATCCGAAAAACAGATTTACCGTACCCAGGCCATCAACGACGGCAAACCCGAAAAATTTGTCGAAAAAATCGTCGAGGGGAAGCTCGAGAAGTTCTTCGCCGAGGCGTGCCTCCTCGAACAGCCGTTCATCAAGAAT
It contains:
- the tsf gene encoding translation elongation factor Ts, which translates into the protein MATITANDVKTLRERTGVGMMECKKALTETGGDIEKAISFLRERGLAKAAGKAGRSAREGLIFSYIHPGDKLGVMIEVNCETDFVARTDEFKDIVKDVAMQVAAASPVAVRREEIDPVLVESEKQIYRTQAINDGKPEKFVEKIVEGKLEKFFAEACLLEQPFIKNPDRTVNEIVQETISKLGENIVVKRFTRYRLGE